From one Dermacentor silvarum isolate Dsil-2018 chromosome 3, BIME_Dsil_1.4, whole genome shotgun sequence genomic stretch:
- the LOC119445063 gene encoding uncharacterized protein LOC119445063, whose amino-acid sequence MGLNAAALSTVLGAFVAWNTVAMLFCCGANLAGLRYPPKWVKIVLIWGPWIIMAGYGKLYYTTMLYAFYKVYESTGGKAFDGVAEVHAAPGNLSLDGGHPPTRPQRSILQPEIDPAIFHDPTPIIGRTPASGLSPVAPSPMHPQMQARLPRFVITPLSASPNHPMQDPRSYAYPAPMGAASVSPGPILAGPEFRPNQQRLTSSGPTPTALTPSTPTPIAQTTPRGSTSSGGTTSSASRSSGARAPPTLEAASPVSRTPTASGAVSTAPATPSQRSTPAGPITPRPNGAENRVAVGVRTMPSAQEVPPSRVMKARRPVPPPAGTRKSKKRR is encoded by the exons ATGGGGTTGAACGCC GCGGCACTGTCGACCGTTCTGGGTGCATTCGTGGCGTGGAACACCGTGGCGATGCTGTTCTGCTGCGGCGCCAACCTGGCCGGCCTGCGGTACCCGCCGAAGTGG GTGAAGATTGTCTTGATTTGGGGTCCCTGGATCATAATGGCTGGTTACGGTAAG CTGTACTACACGACGATGCTGTACGCGTTCTACAAAGTCTACGAGTCGACCGGAGGCAAAGCGTTCGATGGGGTAGCCGAGGTCCACGCGGCTCCTGGCAACCTGAGCCTAGACGGTGGTCACCCACCGACCAGGCCACAGCGCAGCATCCTGCAGCCCGAGATTGACCCGGCTATCTTCCATGACCCGACGCCGATCATTGGCCGAACACCAGCTAGTGGCCTGTCTCCCGTCGCTCCGTCACCCATGCATCCGCAAATGCAGGCCCGGTTGCCACGCTTCGTTATCACGCCCCTATCGGCGTCGCCAAACCATCCTATGCAGGATCCGCGGTCATACGCATACCCGGCGCCCATGGGGGCCGCTTCCGTATCGCCAGGCCCAATTCTCGCTGGGCCAGAGTTTCGCCCGAACCAGCAACGCCTGACGTCCAGCGGTCCAACACCCACCGCACTGACGCCAAGCACGCCAACACCCATCGCCCAGACGACGCCCCGCGGTTCGACGTCTAGCGGGGGGACGACGTCCAGCGCGTCTCGGAGTAGCGGCGCTCGAGCCCCACCGACGCTCGAAGCGGCTTCACCGGTCTCGAGGACACCGACGGCGAGCGGCGCGGTTTCCACGGCGCCGGCGACGCCGTCCCAGCGGTCTACCCCCGCTGGTCCAATAACGCCGCGGCCTAACGGCGCCGAGAACCGCGTGGCCGTCGGCGTCAGGACCATGCCCAGCGCGCAGGAGGTGCCCCCTTCGCGCGTCATGAAGGCGCGACGCCCAGTCCCCCCGCCCGCGGGGACTCGCAAAAGCAAGAAACGCCGTTGA